One Leisingera sp. M658 genomic window carries:
- a CDS encoding dimethylamine monooxygenase subunit DmmA family protein: MSKTEFPPSINSRPVYGELEARPGSGHLMIADAAGAEAILELAKFVDPGFWAKAHIIYIPKGTGTKFTSQLEAIGAGQYYAGPSYEAAQSRIRRALQDCHMGTQVYLTGTESLMGQAMAEATAAGIPHTAIQTEHRGSTARRMQCVHCKGITEDVTTDPFECSHCGLSLFVRDHYSRRLAAFQGVRVDAEDPGNIPEKVELFK; encoded by the coding sequence ATGTCTAAAACCGAATTCCCCCCCTCCATCAACAGCCGCCCTGTCTATGGCGAGCTTGAAGCCCGCCCGGGCAGCGGCCACCTGATGATTGCCGACGCGGCAGGTGCCGAGGCAATCCTTGAATTGGCCAAATTCGTCGACCCTGGTTTCTGGGCCAAAGCCCATATCATCTATATCCCCAAGGGAACCGGCACCAAATTCACCAGCCAGCTGGAAGCGATTGGTGCGGGCCAGTATTATGCGGGTCCCTCCTATGAGGCCGCGCAAAGCCGCATCCGCCGCGCGCTGCAGGACTGCCACATGGGCACCCAAGTTTACCTGACCGGCACCGAAAGCCTGATGGGCCAGGCCATGGCCGAGGCCACCGCAGCCGGCATCCCGCATACCGCGATCCAGACCGAACACCGCGGCTCCACCGCACGGCGCATGCAGTGCGTCCATTGCAAAGGCATCACCGAGGACGTCACCACCGACCCGTTTGAATGCAGTCACTGCGGCCTCAGCCTGTTCGTGCGCGATCACTACTCGCGCCGCCTGGCGGCCTTTCAGGGGGTGCGGGTGGATGCCGAGGATCCAGGCAACATCCCCGAAAAAGTGGAGCTGTTCAAATGA
- a CDS encoding branched-chain amino acid ABC transporter permease, with protein MPKFLIWIAALAALIALPHGLSFSQQEILVFLTINVLLVASYRLLTLTGEWSLGHVVIMGVGAYSSALLTKKLGVYVPVSMLLGGVIAALIAVLLSFPLFRMKGFYFLIGSFAAGEIIRLLWKRFRDPFGGAKGIKGIDPMPDFSVGFYQFDFFEPTSYYYFAGVIVAVCLWILWRIEKSPVGLTFHAVHWQDKLAQASGVNVRAYRTLAFAIASGFAGISGALLAHYIGTINPNAFDIDLMVYVLTWAIVGGTATFYGPILGCVVLTVINEVVLRELGLEQMRPLIYGAIMILSILFLPSGLESIVQKFTQRRAAGGAAERRPAE; from the coding sequence GTGCCTAAGTTCCTGATATGGATCGCGGCGCTGGCCGCTTTGATTGCCCTGCCGCATGGCCTTAGCTTTTCGCAGCAGGAAATCCTGGTGTTCCTGACCATCAATGTGCTGCTGGTGGCCAGCTACCGGCTGCTGACGCTGACCGGCGAATGGTCGCTGGGGCATGTGGTGATCATGGGGGTTGGGGCCTACTCCTCAGCCCTGCTGACCAAGAAGCTGGGTGTTTATGTGCCGGTTTCGATGCTGCTGGGCGGGGTGATTGCGGCGCTGATTGCGGTGCTGCTGTCCTTCCCGCTGTTCCGGATGAAGGGGTTTTACTTCCTGATCGGATCGTTTGCAGCGGGTGAAATCATCCGCCTGCTGTGGAAACGGTTCCGGGACCCGTTTGGCGGCGCCAAAGGGATCAAGGGGATCGACCCGATGCCGGATTTCTCGGTCGGGTTCTACCAGTTCGATTTCTTTGAACCGACGTCCTATTACTACTTTGCAGGCGTCATTGTGGCGGTCTGCCTGTGGATCTTGTGGCGGATTGAGAAATCGCCGGTTGGTCTGACCTTCCATGCGGTGCATTGGCAAGACAAGCTGGCGCAGGCCTCGGGCGTGAATGTGCGGGCCTACCGGACGCTGGCCTTTGCCATCGCCTCGGGCTTTGCCGGCATCTCGGGTGCGCTGCTGGCGCATTACATTGGCACCATCAATCCCAACGCCTTTGATATTGATCTGATGGTCTATGTGCTGACCTGGGCGATTGTCGGCGGTACCGCGACATTCTACGGACCGATCCTGGGCTGCGTGGTGCTGACGGTGATCAACGAGGTTGTGCTGCGTGAGCTGGGCCTCGAGCAGATGCGGCCGCTGATCTATGGCGCCATCATGATCCTGTCGATCCTGTTCCTGCCCAGCGGGCTGGAAAGCATCGTGCAGAAATTCACCCAAAGACGTGCCGCGGGCGGCGCGGCGGAACGGAGGCCGGCAGAATGA
- a CDS encoding protein GlxC — MQTYDLEANGLRGLNSTLQEQNGGTNKTAWEIVNAKGSHAIAVGLNSPIEVTVKGSTGYYCAGMNQQATVKVEGSVGPGVAENMMSGTVIVEGDASQYAGATGHGGLLVIKGNASSRCGISMKGIDIVVHGNIGHMCAFMAQAGNLVVLGDAGDALGDSCYEARFFVRGSVKSLGADCIEKEMRPEHIAILKDLLARAGADAKPEEFKRYGSARQLYNFDVDNAQAY, encoded by the coding sequence ATGCAGACATATGATCTTGAAGCAAATGGCCTGCGTGGTCTGAACTCGACCTTGCAGGAACAGAATGGCGGCACCAACAAAACCGCCTGGGAAATTGTGAATGCCAAGGGCAGCCATGCAATTGCCGTGGGTCTGAATTCGCCGATTGAAGTCACTGTCAAAGGGTCCACCGGTTACTATTGCGCCGGCATGAACCAGCAGGCGACTGTCAAGGTCGAAGGCTCGGTTGGTCCCGGTGTCGCTGAAAACATGATGTCCGGCACCGTGATCGTCGAAGGCGACGCCAGCCAGTATGCCGGTGCAACCGGCCATGGCGGGTTGCTGGTGATCAAGGGCAACGCCTCCTCGCGCTGCGGGATATCGATGAAGGGCATCGACATCGTCGTGCATGGAAATATCGGCCACATGTGCGCCTTCATGGCGCAGGCGGGTAACCTGGTGGTGCTGGGCGATGCCGGCGACGCGCTGGGCGACAGCTGCTATGAGGCGCGGTTCTTTGTGCGCGGCTCGGTCAAAAGCCTGGGCGCTGACTGTATCGAGAAGGAAATGCGCCCCGAGCATATCGCGATCCTCAAGGATCTGCTGGCGCGCGCTGGCGCCGATGCCAAGCCGGAGGAGTTCAAGCGTTACGGGTCTGCCCGTCAGCTTTACAACTTCGATGTCGACAACGCGCAAGCGTACTAA
- a CDS encoding ABC transporter ATP-binding protein yields MLLEMKNIAVNYGKINAIRNISVAVPEGKIVTIIGGNGAGKTTTLRAMSGMMPITSGEITFEGKRIDHLPAHKVVAHGIAHVPEGRRIFPDMTVEENLRTGAFLRKDTDGVEEDLEDVFSRFPRLRERRTQMAKTMSGGEQQMLAIGRALMSKPRLLLMDEPSMGLAPVIVEEIARIVEEINANGLSVVLVEQNAELALELADYAYVLETGNAAMEGPADELHGNEHVRAAYLGL; encoded by the coding sequence ATGTTGCTTGAGATGAAGAACATTGCTGTCAACTACGGCAAGATCAACGCGATCCGGAACATCTCGGTTGCGGTGCCGGAGGGCAAGATCGTCACCATCATCGGCGGCAACGGGGCGGGCAAGACTACCACGCTGCGGGCGATGTCGGGGATGATGCCGATCACTTCGGGCGAGATCACGTTTGAGGGCAAGCGGATCGACCATCTGCCTGCGCATAAGGTGGTGGCACACGGCATCGCCCATGTGCCGGAGGGGCGGCGGATCTTCCCCGATATGACAGTGGAGGAAAACCTGCGCACCGGGGCGTTTTTGCGCAAGGATACGGATGGAGTGGAGGAGGATCTGGAAGATGTCTTCAGCCGCTTCCCGCGCCTGCGCGAGCGGCGCACCCAAATGGCAAAGACAATGTCCGGGGGTGAGCAGCAGATGCTGGCGATTGGCCGCGCACTGATGTCCAAGCCGCGGCTTTTGCTGATGGATGAGCCTTCGATGGGATTGGCACCGGTGATTGTCGAGGAAATCGCCCGGATCGTGGAGGAGATCAACGCCAACGGATTGTCGGTGGTGCTGGTTGAGCAGAACGCCGAACTGGCGTTGGAATTGGCCGACTACGCCTATGTTCTGGAAACGGGAAATGCAGCAATGGAGGGGCCAGCAGATGAGCTTCACGGCAATGAACACGTCCGGGCCGCGTATCTGGGGCTTTAA
- a CDS encoding XRE family transcriptional regulator — protein MAKPKDDSDAVANNLSQDPHRVRDGAEKVLEVAIGREVRSFRRQQGITVADLATLTGLSIGMLSKIENGNTSPSLTTLQLLANALSVPITSFFRRFEETREAVHTRSGEGVETERAGTRAGHQYQLLGHLGANASGVLVEPYMISLTEESDVFPTFQHDGVELLYMLEGEVDYRHGDKVFPLKPGDTLFFDADAPHGPEQLIKLPARYLSIISYPQSS, from the coding sequence GTGGCTAAACCCAAAGACGATAGCGACGCAGTGGCAAATAACCTTTCTCAAGATCCGCATCGGGTCCGCGACGGCGCGGAAAAAGTTCTGGAAGTGGCGATTGGCCGCGAGGTCCGGTCGTTCCGGCGCCAGCAGGGGATCACTGTGGCCGATCTGGCCACGCTGACCGGGCTGTCGATCGGAATGCTGTCAAAGATCGAGAACGGCAATACATCCCCGTCGCTGACCACGCTGCAATTGCTGGCCAACGCGCTGAGCGTTCCGATCACATCTTTCTTCCGCCGTTTCGAGGAAACCCGCGAAGCGGTGCATACCAGGTCGGGCGAAGGCGTCGAGACCGAGCGTGCCGGAACGCGGGCGGGCCATCAGTATCAGCTGCTGGGGCATCTGGGCGCCAATGCCTCGGGTGTTTTGGTGGAGCCTTACATGATTTCCCTGACCGAAGAGTCGGATGTCTTCCCGACCTTCCAGCATGATGGCGTTGAATTGCTTTATATGCTGGAAGGTGAGGTGGATTACCGGCATGGCGACAAGGTTTTTCCGTTGAAGCCTGGAGACACGCTGTTTTTTGATGCCGACGCGCCGCATGGGCCGGAACAGCTGATCAAGCTGCCCGCGCGCTATCTGTCGATCATTTCGTATCCGCAATCGAGCTGA
- a CDS encoding glutamine amidotransferase family protein, giving the protein MCGIVGLFLKDKSLEPKLGDMLTDMLITMTDRGPDSAGIAIYGSEADGRTKLTVQSDAPEDAFDGLDGALAEALSTDVSIRVIDTHAVLDVPAGKAEEARSALAELRPGLRVMSAGDTIEIYKEVGLPEKVAERFDVRGMGGSHGIGHTRMATESAVTTEGAHPFSTGSDQCLVHNGSLSNHNSLRRKLRRDGVRIESQNDTEVGAAYLTWKMQNGATLGEALEGTLEDLDGFFNFVVGTKDGFGVVRDPIACKPAVMAETDQYVAFGSEYRALVNLPGIEDARVWEPEPATVYFWNH; this is encoded by the coding sequence ATGTGCGGGATTGTCGGTCTTTTTCTAAAAGACAAATCACTTGAGCCGAAATTAGGCGATATGCTCACCGATATGCTCATCACCATGACGGACCGCGGTCCGGACAGTGCGGGCATTGCAATCTACGGATCCGAGGCGGACGGGCGCACCAAGCTCACCGTTCAGTCCGATGCGCCGGAGGACGCCTTTGACGGGCTGGACGGTGCGCTGGCTGAGGCGCTGAGCACCGATGTTTCGATCCGGGTGATCGATACCCACGCGGTGCTGGATGTGCCCGCGGGCAAGGCCGAAGAGGCCCGCAGCGCGCTGGCCGAACTGCGCCCCGGCTTGCGTGTCATGAGCGCAGGCGACACCATCGAGATCTACAAGGAAGTGGGTCTGCCGGAAAAAGTCGCCGAGCGTTTCGACGTGCGCGGCATGGGCGGCAGCCACGGCATCGGCCACACCCGTATGGCCACGGAATCTGCAGTGACCACCGAGGGCGCACACCCGTTCTCGACCGGCTCAGACCAGTGCCTGGTGCACAATGGCTCGCTGTCCAACCACAACTCCCTGCGCCGCAAGCTGCGCCGGGACGGGGTGCGGATCGAAAGCCAGAACGACACCGAAGTCGGTGCCGCTTATCTGACTTGGAAGATGCAGAACGGCGCCACTCTGGGGGAAGCGCTGGAAGGCACCCTGGAAGATCTGGATGGTTTCTTCAATTTCGTGGTGGGCACCAAGGACGGCTTTGGCGTGGTCCGCGACCCGATCGCCTGCAAACCGGCCGTGATGGCGGAGACCGACCAGTATGTGGCGTTCGGCAGCGAATACCGCGCGCTGGTGAATCTGCCGGGCATTGAAGACGCCCGCGTCTGGGAGCCCGAACCCGCAACCGTTTACTTCTGGAACCATTAA
- a CDS encoding PDR/VanB family oxidoreductase produces the protein MSAGTAKLNVTVAEVKPVNDLVTRFKFVRTGGGDLPTFSGGAHTVVEMQDGGITRLNAYSLMSNPADRGAYTISVRRDDAGRGGSKFMHSQVKEGMEMVISNPVNLFSLDLRAKKHLMLAGGIGITPFMAQMHQLAMMGGQFELHYSVRNASLGTYAEDLAAKYPGKVHIYHDDQGEAINLTTLLATQPLGTHVYVCGPKGMINWVHGTASEMGWPREAVHSEEFLAPASGKPFEVKLAVSGKVIQVGEHQSLLEAIEAAGVDAPYLCRGGACGQCETNVVGYDGKFLHYDHWLDDEQKAGGKHIMPCVSRFEGKTLVLDR, from the coding sequence ATGAGTGCTGGCACCGCAAAACTGAATGTCACCGTGGCCGAAGTCAAACCGGTCAATGATCTTGTCACCCGATTCAAATTTGTCCGCACCGGCGGCGGCGACCTGCCCACCTTCTCGGGCGGGGCGCATACCGTGGTGGAAATGCAGGACGGCGGTATCACCCGGCTCAACGCCTATTCCCTGATGTCCAACCCCGCCGACCGCGGCGCCTACACAATCTCGGTCCGCCGCGATGACGCAGGGCGGGGCGGCTCCAAATTCATGCACTCTCAGGTGAAAGAGGGCATGGAAATGGTGATCTCCAACCCGGTGAACCTGTTCTCGCTGGACCTGCGCGCCAAGAAGCATCTGATGCTGGCCGGCGGCATCGGCATCACACCCTTCATGGCCCAGATGCATCAGCTGGCAATGATGGGCGGCCAGTTTGAGCTGCACTACTCCGTGCGCAACGCTTCGCTTGGCACCTACGCCGAGGACTTGGCGGCAAAATATCCGGGCAAGGTGCACATCTATCACGACGACCAGGGCGAGGCGATCAACCTTACGACCCTGCTCGCCACCCAGCCGCTGGGCACCCATGTTTATGTCTGCGGCCCCAAGGGCATGATCAACTGGGTACACGGCACCGCATCGGAAATGGGCTGGCCGCGCGAGGCGGTGCACTCCGAGGAATTCCTGGCCCCCGCCTCCGGTAAACCGTTTGAGGTCAAGCTGGCGGTCTCTGGCAAGGTGATTCAGGTCGGCGAGCACCAATCGCTGCTGGAAGCGATTGAGGCCGCGGGCGTCGACGCCCCCTATCTCTGCCGCGGCGGCGCCTGCGGGCAGTGCGAAACCAATGTCGTCGGCTACGACGGCAAGTTCCTGCACTACGATCACTGGCTCGACGACGAACAAAAGGCGGGCGGCAAACACATCATGCCCTGCGTGTCGCGCTTTGAAGGCAAGACACTGGTTCTGGACCGCTGA
- a CDS encoding DUF3445 domain-containing protein has protein sequence MTIQFNDETFYGDFTFKNSDWAIKRFPFPFHEDSYMYSVNMEPHKSYRPGSVFERTFDVDEHYVSEMKDRARVLANDPLRCQSLPHMTLAGWDLVELIMEAKAAEYPDLFELHKDGNRWRWVNKPLGIDDTFTFLDESTLPYGPMEYITRQTQGDFAVLDQRDDNLWMDAGMVTTQADWSLDFDIGMNFFEWHAPVPKANEMGIFVRALKFLLNIQQGQPARRLNWTMTVNPLLDTSPENYHKWGTMKQELTKENIGEKQHLRVELQTFFRLPRSNALVFPIRCYLIRFEDLVTVPKWARRLHRVIRDLPEELATYKGFIDNRPLMVEYLSQFDDGSPTSDGIWADD, from the coding sequence ATGACCATTCAATTCAACGACGAAACCTTCTACGGCGATTTCACCTTCAAGAACTCGGACTGGGCGATCAAGCGCTTCCCCTTTCCGTTCCACGAAGACAGCTACATGTATTCCGTGAACATGGAGCCGCATAAGTCTTACCGGCCCGGCTCGGTTTTCGAACGCACCTTCGATGTGGACGAGCATTATGTCTCGGAAATGAAGGACCGCGCCCGGGTGCTGGCCAATGACCCGCTGCGCTGCCAGTCGCTGCCGCATATGACCCTGGCCGGCTGGGACCTGGTTGAGCTGATCATGGAGGCCAAGGCGGCTGAATACCCCGATCTGTTCGAACTGCACAAGGACGGCAACCGCTGGCGCTGGGTCAACAAACCGCTGGGCATCGACGACACGTTCACGTTCCTGGATGAAAGCACCCTGCCCTACGGGCCGATGGAATACATCACCCGCCAGACCCAGGGCGATTTTGCAGTGCTGGACCAGCGCGACGACAACCTGTGGATGGATGCTGGCATGGTCACCACCCAGGCGGACTGGAGCCTGGATTTCGACATCGGCATGAACTTCTTTGAGTGGCATGCCCCGGTGCCCAAGGCAAATGAAATGGGCATCTTCGTGCGCGCATTGAAGTTCCTCCTCAACATCCAGCAGGGCCAGCCGGCCCGCCGCCTGAACTGGACCATGACCGTCAATCCGCTCTTGGACACCAGCCCTGAGAATTATCACAAATGGGGCACCATGAAGCAGGAACTGACAAAAGAAAACATCGGCGAGAAGCAGCACCTTAGGGTCGAACTGCAGACCTTCTTCCGCCTGCCCCGCTCCAATGCGCTGGTGTTCCCGATCCGCTGCTATCTGATCCGGTTTGAAGATCTGGTAACGGTGCCGAAATGGGCACGCCGCCTGCACCGCGTCATCCGCGACCTGCCGGAGGAGCTGGCCACCTACAAAGGCTTTATCGACAACCGCCCGCTGATGGTGGAGTACCTGTCGCAGTTTGATGACGGCAGCCCGACCTCGGACGGTATCTGGGCAGACGACTGA
- a CDS encoding ABC transporter ATP-binding protein, with product MTDFLEVKDLTMRFGGLTAVDSLSFKVEHGTIHGLIGPNGAGKTTTFNMISGFYKPTEGQVLLRGEDISGLQMHEVARRGVVRTFQHSTLFAELTVLENALVGTHMPFRPNIFAAIIGWDHEDRSGAEARAKEALEFFGLDHVMHERAGDLSHGHQRALGMAVAYASHPDVILLDEPFTGMNPEETRQMMDLMERLKADGITILIVEHDMQAIMGLCDNITCMSFGKFLAEGGPQEIRNHPAVIEAYLGGARHVA from the coding sequence ATGACTGATTTTCTTGAGGTCAAAGACCTGACCATGCGGTTTGGCGGCCTGACAGCGGTGGACAGCCTGTCGTTCAAGGTGGAACACGGTACCATCCACGGGCTGATCGGCCCGAACGGGGCAGGGAAGACCACGACCTTCAACATGATCTCGGGGTTTTATAAGCCCACCGAAGGCCAGGTGCTGCTGCGTGGTGAAGATATCTCCGGCCTGCAAATGCACGAGGTTGCGCGGCGCGGGGTGGTGCGGACGTTTCAGCACTCGACGCTGTTTGCTGAACTCACGGTGCTGGAGAATGCGCTGGTCGGCACCCATATGCCGTTCCGCCCCAATATCTTTGCCGCGATCATCGGCTGGGACCACGAGGACCGCAGCGGTGCTGAGGCGCGTGCCAAGGAAGCGCTGGAGTTCTTCGGCCTGGATCATGTGATGCACGAGCGCGCGGGCGACTTGAGTCATGGTCACCAGCGGGCGCTGGGCATGGCGGTGGCCTATGCCAGCCATCCGGATGTGATCCTGCTGGACGAGCCGTTCACCGGCATGAACCCGGAAGAGACCCGGCAGATGATGGATCTGATGGAACGGCTGAAGGCGGACGGGATCACCATCCTGATCGTTGAACATGACATGCAGGCGATCATGGGGCTGTGCGACAACATCACCTGCATGAGTTTTGGCAAGTTTCTGGCCGAAGGCGGCCCGCAGGAGATCCGCAACCATCCGGCGGTGATCGAGGCCTATTTGGGAGGCGCACGCCATGTTGCTTGA
- a CDS encoding tetratricopeptide repeat-containing protein, whose amino-acid sequence MSFTAMNTSGPRIWGFKPDAEMRVAREAGWSRADLIWERLMERALAEAGRDRPRKAVQLFRLADFVARVAFAADDLRRAASAANLAVLQFRAGALNKAERLQARALAIWAGAEEQVDAMQIAPRSRSSLFHLRMEALHRDTFHANLKTRVGRIAAETGETLRSLTSGWPVGHRHASRWRGEKSVVFDGTRKVLGACLLLLDD is encoded by the coding sequence ATGAGCTTCACGGCAATGAACACGTCCGGGCCGCGTATCTGGGGCTTTAAGCCTGACGCGGAAATGCGGGTCGCGCGCGAAGCGGGATGGTCCCGCGCCGATCTGATCTGGGAGCGGCTGATGGAGAGGGCGCTGGCTGAGGCTGGACGTGACCGCCCGCGCAAGGCGGTGCAGCTGTTCCGCTTGGCGGATTTTGTGGCGCGGGTTGCCTTTGCGGCAGATGATTTGCGCCGGGCTGCGTCAGCCGCAAATCTGGCGGTGCTGCAGTTCCGGGCAGGTGCATTGAATAAGGCCGAACGGCTGCAAGCCCGTGCATTGGCGATCTGGGCCGGAGCGGAAGAGCAGGTGGACGCCATGCAGATCGCGCCGCGCAGCCGGTCATCTCTGTTTCATCTGCGGATGGAAGCACTGCACCGGGATACTTTTCATGCCAATCTGAAAACCCGGGTGGGTCGGATCGCAGCGGAGACCGGTGAAACCCTGCGCAGCCTGACCTCCGGATGGCCGGTCGGCCATCGCCATGCCAGCCGCTGGCGCGGCGAAAAATCAGTGGTGTTTGACGGCACGCGCAAGGTTCTTGGCGCCTGTTTGCTGCTGCTGGATGACTGA
- a CDS encoding aminomethyltransferase family protein — MAIIWRTSALAQRHKEIGGELEDWNGMGTAWFYDHTPERAKADYEAVRTKAGLMDVSGLKKVHVVGEHAAQVIDRVTTRNVEKIMPGRSTYASILNDQGKFVDDCIIYRLSVNSWMVVHGTGTGMEQLNAVAAGKNCSVIFDDNLHDMSLQGPVAVDFLAEYVPGIRDLAYFGIIQTKLFGCPVMISRTGYTGERGYEIFCQSKDAVHLWDSILKEGKGLGIVPVQFSTLDLLRTESYLLFYPGDNSETYPFDDETCGDTLWELGLEFTVSPGKTGFIGAENHYAAEGKERFKIYGVVLTGTTPADEGADLLQNGEKVGVVTYGMYSEVNKHNVGIARMPVACAKPGTELTVRNGDGTEIAATAEEMPFYDKDKSIRTAKG; from the coding sequence ATGGCCATTATCTGGCGGACTTCAGCACTGGCTCAGCGGCACAAGGAAATCGGCGGCGAGCTGGAAGATTGGAACGGCATGGGAACCGCCTGGTTCTATGACCATACCCCTGAACGCGCTAAAGCCGACTATGAAGCGGTCCGCACCAAGGCCGGCCTTATGGACGTATCAGGCTTGAAAAAAGTCCACGTCGTGGGTGAGCACGCAGCACAGGTCATCGACCGGGTCACCACCCGCAACGTCGAAAAGATCATGCCCGGCCGCTCGACCTATGCCTCAATCTTGAACGATCAGGGCAAGTTTGTCGACGATTGCATCATCTACCGCCTGTCAGTGAACAGCTGGATGGTTGTGCATGGCACCGGAACCGGCATGGAACAGCTGAACGCGGTTGCCGCAGGCAAGAATTGCTCGGTGATCTTCGATGACAATCTGCACGATATGTCGCTGCAGGGCCCTGTCGCCGTTGATTTCCTGGCCGAATATGTCCCAGGCATCCGCGATCTGGCCTATTTCGGCATCATCCAGACCAAGCTGTTCGGCTGCCCGGTGATGATCTCCCGCACCGGCTATACCGGCGAACGCGGCTACGAGATATTTTGCCAGTCCAAAGACGCGGTTCACCTGTGGGACAGCATCCTTAAAGAGGGCAAAGGCCTGGGCATCGTCCCGGTCCAGTTCTCGACGCTCGACCTGCTGCGCACCGAAAGCTATCTGCTGTTTTACCCGGGCGACAATTCCGAGACCTATCCGTTCGATGATGAAACCTGCGGCGACACCCTGTGGGAGCTGGGTCTGGAATTCACCGTATCCCCCGGCAAGACCGGTTTCATCGGCGCCGAGAACCACTATGCCGCTGAAGGCAAGGAACGGTTCAAGATCTACGGCGTCGTGCTGACAGGCACCACCCCGGCGGATGAGGGCGCGGACCTTCTGCAAAATGGCGAAAAGGTCGGCGTGGTCACCTACGGCATGTATTCCGAGGTCAACAAGCATAACGTGGGCATCGCGCGGATGCCGGTGGCCTGCGCCAAGCCGGGCACCGAGCTGACAGTCCGCAATGGCGATGGCACCGAGATTGCCGCCACCGCCGAAGAAATGCCCTTCTACGACAAGGACAAATCGATCCGCACCGCAAAGGGCTGA
- a CDS encoding ammonium transporter encodes MDGNLNALTTVFTEFYYWVTVVFMFLIHVGFCMYEVGASRHRNHMHTLMKNIMIIPLVTVTFFFFGWWIYWAFPNFPFFGGLNHEAAAANLPWSQNMATNLSDRITGVFWAAFLLFSWTAASIVSGAVIERIRSSALWVHAVMIGSVFWIIDAAWGWHAEGWMVKYLGYHDAYASGVIHAIAGGYALGVIMVLGPRLGKFAADGTPRDIPPHNPWMLTIGIFLIYSGFWGFYAACNIPVISPEGIGGLLTGDTWTATNIYLAPTSLSAITFNFLMSLSGGLMAAYVVSKGDAFWTFSGGLAGIITASAGNDLYHPIQAMLVGAVGVVIVYKLHYWVERRFKLDDAVGAVAVHGYSGIVGLILAGFLLWGAPSSPYEGYATVNPVGQTIGAVIMFGVLGWLPGFLIAKMQAAAGVLRIPVEVELQGLDYAEHHAYEEAKAEIIAADKAALNGGSVPAE; translated from the coding sequence TTGGATGGAAATCTGAACGCGTTAACAACGGTGTTCACCGAGTTCTACTACTGGGTGACCGTTGTCTTCATGTTCCTCATACACGTAGGCTTTTGTATGTATGAGGTCGGCGCCAGCCGCCACCGCAACCATATGCACACGCTGATGAAGAACATCATGATCATTCCCTTGGTCACGGTGACATTCTTCTTCTTCGGCTGGTGGATTTACTGGGCATTCCCGAACTTCCCGTTCTTCGGAGGCCTGAACCACGAGGCCGCCGCGGCAAACTTGCCGTGGTCGCAGAATATGGCCACCAACCTGTCCGACCGGATCACTGGTGTGTTCTGGGCAGCGTTTCTGCTGTTTTCCTGGACTGCTGCGTCGATTGTATCGGGCGCTGTAATCGAACGGATCCGGTCATCCGCGTTGTGGGTGCATGCGGTGATGATCGGCTCGGTGTTCTGGATCATCGACGCGGCCTGGGGCTGGCATGCCGAAGGCTGGATGGTGAAGTACCTCGGCTATCACGATGCCTATGCATCGGGTGTGATCCACGCGATTGCCGGCGGTTACGCGCTGGGTGTGATCATGGTTCTTGGCCCGCGCCTGGGCAAGTTTGCCGCTGACGGCACGCCGCGCGATATCCCGCCGCATAATCCCTGGATGCTGACCATTGGTATCTTCCTGATCTATTCCGGGTTCTGGGGCTTTTATGCGGCCTGCAACATTCCGGTAATCTCACCTGAAGGCATTGGTGGCTTGCTGACTGGCGACACTTGGACCGCAACCAATATCTATCTGGCACCGACTTCGTTGTCTGCGATCACCTTCAACTTCCTGATGTCGCTGTCAGGCGGTCTGATGGCGGCCTATGTGGTGTCCAAAGGCGATGCGTTCTGGACCTTCTCCGGCGGTCTGGCCGGGATCATTACCGCCTCTGCGGGCAATGATTTGTATCACCCGATCCAGGCGATGCTTGTTGGCGCCGTTGGTGTCGTGATCGTCTACAAGCTGCACTACTGGGTCGAGCGCAGATTTAAGCTGGATGACGCTGTTGGTGCGGTTGCCGTACACGGGTATTCCGGCATTGTCGGACTGATCCTTGCAGGGTTCTTACTGTGGGGTGCGCCGAGCTCGCCGTATGAGGGGTATGCAACCGTGAACCCGGTTGGTCAGACCATTGGCGCGGTGATCATGTTTGGTGTTCTGGGCTGGCTGCCGGGTTTCCTGATTGCCAAGATGCAGGCCGCCGCAGGTGTGCTGCGCATCCCGGTTGAGGTCGAACTGCAAGGTCTCGATTACGCCGAACATCATGCCTACGAAGAAGCCAAGGCCGAAATCATCGCCGCTGACAAAGCAGCGCTGAACGGTGGCAGTGTTCCAGCTGAATAA